Sequence from the Gemmatimonadales bacterium genome:
CCGCAGGTACTCTTCCATGGACGTCGTCAGCGCCAGTGCCGCGAGCACCATCAGCCCCGAGATCCAATAGGGCGACCCCCGGCCGAAACGGTCCATCAGGACGCCCGCAGAAACCGGGAACGCCACCCGCGAAATCCCACCGAAAGTCTGCTGGACGCCCATGAAGAGCCCGCGCTCGTTGCTGGACACGACCTGCGAGAGCAGTCCCGTCACGCAGGGGAAGATGAACGCCGTTCCGATGGGCATGAGCGTGAGCGAGAGCCACAGCACCGGGTAGGAATGCACCACGGATGTCGTGACGAGTCCTGCCGCCAGCAGGACCAGGCCTAGCCGGCAGAGCCTGGCCTCGCCCAGCCAGTCCACCATCCGCCCCAGGATCCCGGCCCGCACTATCACCCCCATTCCGCCGAGGTACATCACGAAGTAGCCGATGTTCGCTTCGGTGACGCCCAGCCGCTCGGACATGAGGAGTGGGACGATGGGCACAGTCCCGTAGAACGCGCCGATGGCCACCGTGTAGATCCAGATGAGGCGCGGCGCGGGCTCCCCGGAGTGCGCGATCACGTGCCAGATCGCCTCCCGTCCGGAGCGCGGCGGCTTCTGGACCGTGAGCGAGGCCGACGAGCGCCGCAGCTCGCGCGACTCTCGCAGGAACCGCCACGCGAACACGCTCACCAGAACGCAGAGCGCCGCGGAAGCAAGGCCGGGGGCCATCTGTCCCCACAGCCTCGCCAGGAACGAGCCCAGCGCTGGCCCGGTCACCGCGCCGAGGCTCGTCACCGCGGAGAGCCACCCCAGACTCTTGGCCCGGTCCTCGGGCGCGCTCGCGTCGGCGACATACGCTTGCACCACGCCGATCGTCCCGCCGCCGAGGCCCTGGATGACGCGCGAGAGGAGCAGCATCCAGAGCGAGCCCGCGAAGGCGAAGACGACGTACGCCGCCGCTGAGATCCACAACCCGGTCAGGATGGCGGGCCGGCGCCCGCGCTGGTCCGACAACCTCCCCCAAAGTGGAGCGCTGACCAGCTGGGCCACGGAGAACGCCGAGATGAGCACTCCCACCACGAACGCATCGGCGCCGAAATGAGTGGCGTAGAACGGCAGCAGCGGGAGGAGCATCACCAGCCCCACCATGTCCACGAACGCCACGACCATCAGGATGAACAGCTTCGCCATCAGAGCCTCATTCTGCGGCCGGTGAACGACCCACGCGCAGATGCAGGGGCCAGCGCAGCGAGCGGCGCGCCGATGGATCGCCCCAACCGGGGATCAGAGCAGCCTCGACGTCGTCCACCGGATCCCGGCCGTGCGCTTCGACGTACCGCTGGGTCGCGGACCACGTCCGCAGGTAGCCCGAGAACTCATGCAGGTTCGGGTTCATCTCGAGCCAGAGGGTCGGAGCCTCGAGATCGGGGAAGGGGAAGGCGATCGAACGAT
This genomic interval carries:
- a CDS encoding MFS transporter, yielding MAKLFILMVVAFVDMVGLVMLLPLLPFYATHFGADAFVVGVLISAFSVAQLVSAPLWGRLSDQRGRRPAILTGLWISAAAYVVFAFAGSLWMLLLSRVIQGLGGGTIGVVQAYVADASAPEDRAKSLGWLSAVTSLGAVTGPALGSFLARLWGQMAPGLASAALCVLVSVFAWRFLRESRELRRSSASLTVQKPPRSGREAIWHVIAHSGEPAPRLIWIYTVAIGAFYGTVPIVPLLMSERLGVTEANIGYFVMYLGGMGVIVRAGILGRMVDWLGEARLCRLGLVLLAAGLVTTSVVHSYPVLWLSLTLMPIGTAFIFPCVTGLLSQVVSSNERGLFMGVQQTFGGISRVAFPVSAGVLMDRFGRGSPYWISGLMVLAALALTTSMEEYLR